A segment of the Coffea eugenioides isolate CCC68of unplaced genomic scaffold, Ceug_1.0 ScVebR1_2210;HRSCAF=3199, whole genome shotgun sequence genome:
taataatagtataaacacatgtatgtaattgggcccaacttgtgggctatcttctctttttgtatgattataactaatatttaccaatagaaccttaatttgcatattcttattgtattttgaccgAAAATAGCTTTATTTGTATACAGGGCACAGCAGCAGTGCAAAATGATGAATTAATCAGCACACCTCTGCTTCCAAAGATGTCCTAGAATCTCCCTTAATGGAACACAAGTCTTGAAACAAAGTAGCCCATTTGACTGCTTTTCGCAGCCTACCAATCAGATAGCCACGCTGACGTGCATTTGGACCATCTGGCAGCGTTTTCTTTTCCATAGCATGGCTCCAAGCTCTTTCTGCTGTATAAAGAACCACATGAAGATACCTACAGTGTCCCCAACCACCACGCAGAATCAGGATAGATTAACGACCATTAAGAAATTATTAATGAGAGACAAAACAGCATATTTGTTCTTCAAATAGCAAAAGCGAAATTAAAACATTTACCAACTGTAATGTCAATCAAATTCAACCATTGGTCTTGGCAATCTATTACCTCACTTCAGTGACCATAGAAGCTGTAATCGCCCTTTTACTATATTTACCACGGCCATGCGTGAATTTCAACGACTTGTACAATCTCCTGAGCCGAGCAGTACAGTACCTCctaaaaaatttgcaaaaactGGTCAATTTCACATTCCCTCAATAGTACAACTCTATCACACCAcatttttcacaaatttaacCCTGCCACCTCTAATGATCAATGTCATAAATTCCCTCATAAACCTATATAGAGCACACTTACGCTTATATACTGGTAAAAACAATATCAAACGGCATTTCTTACAAAAATTAAACCTACTTCCCGGAACTTCATCGTACCAAATTACTCATAAACATATACCATAAGTGTACAAGCGTAGGTTATACCGGTAACGAGCGTAATCGCCAAACCGCAATCCATGCTGCATCTGAGCGGATTTCAAGAGCTGCAAAACTGtaaattcaccaaaaaaaaaaactaaattatcaCCTCAAAATTAGCTGTCTAGAGCTTTATGGGAGAGTAAATTACCATTGATAGAGAACCTAGGGCTATTAATCTGATCAACGGATTCCGAATTCTGGTTGTCCACATCCATAGCGGAGGAGTTGTTCTCTTTGGCCATATCGTTAATGTGAAATCTCCGTCAGATCTTAAATTTGGCGTCGTCTTTATCGGAATTAGCCCGACAGCTTGAATGTAGGTGGCTTGAAAGATTCTGAAGATGTCCAAAATGCCCCTGGCTTGTGGCACACTGCCGGCGGCGGGGTTTTCTGGTTTAGTCGCTGAGTGAACGTAAATGAAGCCTGTTTGGTCTCGACATAAAAATCCTAGTCTCCTCTGCGTTGTCTACTGTTTAATGGATTATGACAAGTACTGGAGTCTAATGTGTAATTCAAATTGTTTATGGGTACGTGGACAACAGACTTAAAGCCTAGGGGTCATTGTTAAATTTATCATAGCTTACTAATTTCGTCCATCATTTATATGAATTTAGTATCCACAACTagtttcttcattttatttagggaaaatcgtccaaaacgtcccttacattttgtaaaataacttttttcgtccctcacttttaaaattgtaattttatatcccttacatattcacatcggac
Coding sequences within it:
- the LOC113756360 gene encoding signal recognition particle subunit SRP68-like translates to MAKENNSSAMDVDNQNSESVDQINSPRFSINVLQLLKSAQMQHGLRFGDYARYRRYCTARLRRLYKSLKFTHGRGKYSKRAITASMVTEVRYLHVVLYTAERAWSHAMEKKTLPDGPNARQRGYLIGRLRKAVKWATLFQDLCSIKGDSRTSLEAEVC